From a region of the Panicum virgatum strain AP13 chromosome 2K, P.virgatum_v5, whole genome shotgun sequence genome:
- the LOC120673844 gene encoding putative receptor-like protein 8 isoform X1 yields MAINCLVNLNFFCGSFLTCEIDPSICSLGVWLLDISNNISGSLPNCSQPIPLNFLNMSRNRFSGDIATSTMLSNAGITALDLSYNQFTGNIDWVHNLESVRYLQLGRNKFESQIPRDLCKLEYLRIIDLSHNRLSGSLPPCIGDLPFQGKSSDQPYWDLRCLRVFHHPAFSYTSCYEQSGFSFGTKWNLYNYRRDFSDRFFGFDLSENMLSGEIPPELGHLSSLKALNLSPNLFAGPIPAALANMSEIESLDLSHNQLSRAIPSELSRLSALAVFSVAYNDLSGCVSDAVKLGSFDARSYEGNRDLEVASRETGECTSGSGPDAPPPAGGSAGEEAGDPVLYAVSAASFVLSLWVTVGFIFCHPFGQRVILKL; encoded by the coding sequence ATGGCAATAAACTGTCTGGTAAACCTAAATTTTTTCTGTGGTTCCTTCCTAACCTGTGAAATAGACCCAAGCATTTGCAGCTTGGGCGTTTGGCTTTTAGATATATCTAACAACATCTCGGGCTCTTTACCAAACTGTAGCCAGCCGATACCGCTTAATTTCTTAAACATGTCTAGGAATCGGTTTTCAGGTGATATAGCAACGTCTACAATGTTGAGTAACGCTGGTATTACAGCTTTGGATCTCAGTTACAATCAGTTCACTGGAAACATCGATTGGGTACACAATCTAGAAAGTGTTCGGTACCTTCAATTGGGCAGGAATAAGTTTGAGAGCCAAATTCCTCGGGACCTTTGCAAGCTAGAATACCTGAGGATCATCGACTTGTCGCATAACCGACTGTCAGGTTCGCTGCCACCATGCATCGGTGACCTTCCATTCCAAGGAAAATCATCTGATCAACCGTACTGGGACCTCCGCTGTCTCCGGGTGTTTCATCACCCAGCCTTCAGCTACACCAGCTGCTACGAGCAGAGCGGGTTCAGCTTCGGCACCAAATGGAACCTCTACAATTACCGGAGAGACTTCAGCGACCGGTTCTTCGGCTTCGACCTCTCTGAGAACATGCTGTCCGGCGAGATCCCGCCGGAGCTGGGGCACCTGAGCAGCCTCAAGGCGCTCAACCTGTCCCCCAACTTGTTCGCCGGCCCGATCCCGGCGGCGCTCGCGAACATGAGCGAGATAGAGAGCTTAGACCTGTCCCACAACCAGCTGAGCAGGGCGATACCGTCGGAGCTGTCCCGCCTGTCGGCGCTGGCCGTCTTCTCAGTGGCGTACAATGACCTCTCCGGCTGCGTGTCGGACGCCGTTAAGCTCGGTTCTTTTGATGCGCGGAGCTACGAAGGGAACAGGGACCTCGAGGTGGCGTCGCGGGAAACCGGCGAGTGCACATCCGGATCAGGACCGgacgctccgccgccggcgggaggcAGCGCAGGCGAGGAGGCGGGGGACCCGGTGCTCTACGCGGTCAGTGCTGCCTCGTTCGTCCTGTCGTTATGGGTCACTGTTGGATTCATTTTTTGCCATCCGTTCGGGCAGCGTGTAATACTGAAACTGTAG
- the LOC120673844 gene encoding putative receptor-like protein 8 isoform X2 translates to MVGTLPASGDIATSTMLSNAGITALDLSYNQFTGNIDWVHNLESVRYLQLGRNKFESQIPRDLCKLEYLRIIDLSHNRLSGSLPPCIGDLPFQGKSSDQPYWDLRCLRVFHHPAFSYTSCYEQSGFSFGTKWNLYNYRRDFSDRFFGFDLSENMLSGEIPPELGHLSSLKALNLSPNLFAGPIPAALANMSEIESLDLSHNQLSRAIPSELSRLSALAVFSVAYNDLSGCVSDAVKLGSFDARSYEGNRDLEVASRETGECTSGSGPDAPPPAGGSAGEEAGDPVLYAVSAASFVLSLWVTVGFIFCHPFGQRVILKL, encoded by the coding sequence GTGATATAGCAACGTCTACAATGTTGAGTAACGCTGGTATTACAGCTTTGGATCTCAGTTACAATCAGTTCACTGGAAACATCGATTGGGTACACAATCTAGAAAGTGTTCGGTACCTTCAATTGGGCAGGAATAAGTTTGAGAGCCAAATTCCTCGGGACCTTTGCAAGCTAGAATACCTGAGGATCATCGACTTGTCGCATAACCGACTGTCAGGTTCGCTGCCACCATGCATCGGTGACCTTCCATTCCAAGGAAAATCATCTGATCAACCGTACTGGGACCTCCGCTGTCTCCGGGTGTTTCATCACCCAGCCTTCAGCTACACCAGCTGCTACGAGCAGAGCGGGTTCAGCTTCGGCACCAAATGGAACCTCTACAATTACCGGAGAGACTTCAGCGACCGGTTCTTCGGCTTCGACCTCTCTGAGAACATGCTGTCCGGCGAGATCCCGCCGGAGCTGGGGCACCTGAGCAGCCTCAAGGCGCTCAACCTGTCCCCCAACTTGTTCGCCGGCCCGATCCCGGCGGCGCTCGCGAACATGAGCGAGATAGAGAGCTTAGACCTGTCCCACAACCAGCTGAGCAGGGCGATACCGTCGGAGCTGTCCCGCCTGTCGGCGCTGGCCGTCTTCTCAGTGGCGTACAATGACCTCTCCGGCTGCGTGTCGGACGCCGTTAAGCTCGGTTCTTTTGATGCGCGGAGCTACGAAGGGAACAGGGACCTCGAGGTGGCGTCGCGGGAAACCGGCGAGTGCACATCCGGATCAGGACCGgacgctccgccgccggcgggaggcAGCGCAGGCGAGGAGGCGGGGGACCCGGTGCTCTACGCGGTCAGTGCTGCCTCGTTCGTCCTGTCGTTATGGGTCACTGTTGGATTCATTTTTTGCCATCCGTTCGGGCAGCGTGTAATACTGAAACTGTAG